Proteins from a single region of Bacteroidales bacterium:
- a CDS encoding NUDIX hydrolase — translation MKYCYDYPRPAVTVDAAIFAPCENDMYVLLIERKHDPYSGFFALPGGFVDENETLENAVERELKEETSLALSGLKQFKAYSNPNRDPRGRTISVVFTLQLDSFPEAFAGDDAASLKWFSVKQLPKLAFDHNIILDEIFESLFEKDFSD, via the coding sequence CCTGCTGTAACTGTTGATGCAGCTATATTTGCTCCATGTGAAAACGATATGTATGTGCTTTTAATAGAGCGAAAACATGATCCATATTCAGGTTTTTTTGCTTTGCCTGGCGGATTTGTTGATGAAAATGAAACGCTTGAAAATGCTGTTGAGCGAGAATTGAAAGAAGAAACGTCTCTAGCTTTGAGTGGGTTAAAACAATTTAAAGCATATAGTAACCCAAATAGAGACCCGCGAGGACGCACAATTTCTGTGGTTTTTACCTTGCAGTTGGATTCTTTTCCAGAAGCATTTGCTGGCGATGATGCTGCATCATTAAAATGGTTTTCTGTAAAACAGTTGCCAAAATTGGCTTTTGATCACAATATTATTTTAGATGAAATATTTGAAAGTTTATTTGAAAAAGATTTTAGTGATTAA